Below is a window of Impatiens glandulifera chromosome 2, dImpGla2.1, whole genome shotgun sequence DNA.
TGATTCCGattgtaaattatataattttaaaagtttacttgttttaatattaaaaaaatatatttaaatgaattttaaatatatatatatatatatatatttttaaatgtaaacttagatattaatcattaatcggATAAAAAATggattacaaataatataaaaataataatagtgggGCTTATTTAAAACGAGTCATATCAGGTTGGGTATCCATCGGGTCGAAACTTTTAAATTTAGGTCACTCATACCCGATTTTCGGGAAGAATTCGGTCCGGTTTTTGTCGATTTTTGGTCGGTACCCCAAAAATCGACATTTCGTCATGTTTATTAGCTTTATCTTAATTTGTGTATAGgacggtttaaaattaacttttttaaattttatttttaaaaggatcaaagtaatatttaaaaatgtgaaaataaaaatattaaattattaattggaTAAGAATtcactaaaaattaattatgaacttttaaatctaaaaattgGGTCTGGATCGGGTCGAGTACCCGTCGAGTCGGAACCGATCAAATTCAGGTCAATCATGAACCTAGAGTTTTAGGGCAAAATTAGATCCGAATTGGGTCAGAATCGGTCAGATTCAGGTAAATCATGACCCGGTGTGTTGGGGTAAAATCGTATCCCAAACAATTTTGGGTGCCTAACTACATTTCAAATTAATgtagaaatatttacaaaatggAATGAGTGCCTAAAGGGTAGAaagagttttaattaatttaaagttcattataatattaaaattaaaataaattaataaataatatacttatgGATGGATTAAATTTGATACATTTTGTTTGCTTggttttcataaataaaatattttctatacaTATTtgaaagttttaatatttttttattttttaacttgttctaaaaaaaattattaaagaatTACTTATAAAGTAAATTACCATCCTAGTGGATTAAAAGCTCCTTTATTGTGATTATCTTAGTTCCCTTGTCATCTTTCAAACTAGTGATATTTGTATTTGTGTTGGtccttttgtttgatttttcagCCTAAACTAGTAATGTATCAAATATTCTGAAAAGAGTTCTTTCATGACttgtttattttagttttactCCAAATGTGAGCATAAAATGGTTTAAACTCACTTTAATTTCTTTCCTAATAATATGAATCTACAAGTCTTATGGTAGGAaatagaaaaatagaaaaaagagattagaagtgataaaaaaatattaaaccactaagaaataatattttgtctaaTCTCCAAAGTGCTCAATGAACTCTCATAAAACATTTGTTTGCGTTTGTATTGATTTTACGTTTATATCATCCGATGTTATTAGTCAAATCATTTATCAGTCATagtctatatatttatttattgtcgTTTTCTGTTGTTAGTTTTTTCTCTTTGTCTTTTGTGTTTGGTTAACCCTAGATATCGTGTATACgacaaaaatgttaaattaaaatgtaatcctcgtcatttaaatatgtttttagatGGAATAAATGACTAAGAGGGGACAAAGTGGAGAATTTTAGTTAATgttaagttttgtttaaatgttgaattctgtaattaaaataaattaataaataatatacacGATTGATTAAATTTGATAcattttgttgtttgttttcataaatagaatatttatgatatttacttctattttttttaatttgatttaaaatttatcaaaaaattattttataaaataaattacaattctaattataatcCAGACccattttgtaatttttttttattctgacTAATTATAATCATAATCGATCCACAATTGATTTTTAGATATTCTCACTCTCTTGGAtttcaatttgaaatatgaaaatagGATTTAGGGTGACACTCCACTAGAAAGTTAGGAAATCACATTTAAAAACTAGCAATACCaaggaattaaaaaaaatcaactaagaACATAAGTTAGGTAAATTTAGTTAGTACAAATTAAAATGGGTCAagaattagtatatatatatagatgaaatgtcaaaataatttaatgacttagttataatttgttaatgacttagttttaaatttgttagatagttaaattaagttataaccATTGTTATTAGTTAATAACAGTTATAactatatttgtattaaataatattaattatgaaagtttaaatataatttgtaattataatttgtttagatacaagtgtatttaatttgtgatacaattaatattcaataaaatatcttaaattttacTGGTTTTTCTCTCAATTTGTGATCTTCATTTTCTATCAAGATTCTTTACCATTATTAATTCACGTCAGTCTCTTCTTGATCCAACGAAACTATCATctccttcttccttcttcaactATCAATCAAAATGTCTGGTGAGCAAATCATTGAACACATGGTCCTCTTCAATATCAAAGTCGATGCAGATGACTCCAAAATCGACACCATGATCGAACGTCTGAACGGCCTCATCTCTCTGGACTCCGTCCTCCACATATCGGCTACCCTACTACTCCCAACCCGCATCTCATCATTTGTCCATTTCACCCACATTCTCCACAGCCGTCACAGCTCCAAGGAGAATCTCGCCGTCTTCACCGACCACCCTAGTCACGTCAGTGTTATGACGGAATCTGTAAATCCTATCTGCGAGGACATCATGGTTGTCGATTGGGACGTCTTCGATGGTTTAAACCAACCCATCAAACTTCAACCAGGATCGGCGATTAAGGTGGCGTTCATGAAGTTGAAGGAGGGTAGTACTGCAgggaagaagaaggaggagatTTTGGGTAAGCTCGGAGGGTTTAAGGAGATAATTTCATCTATTGATCAGACTACTTGTGGGGAAATCCTCTCTCCGGCGAGGGCTAGAGGATATTCTATTGCTATGATTTTAGTTTTTCCTGGTCTGAGTAAATTGGAAAGTTCGTTTTCAGATATGATGCGGGAGAATGCCCACAAGGTGGCTGTGACGACCCCGACTGTGAGAGATTTGTTGGATGACTATCTCACAGTAGAATTCGTGGTTCCCCGTCGGGCCTTAGCCAATAATTAATTCATAGGTTTGAATGGAGTTGATGATGAGTTTTAGCATGCATTTTGATTACTAGTAATGAAACTTTAATGCTTTTCTTTTCTGGGTTTTTAATCAGATTTAGAGGatattaataaatgtaatgGATGACAAATGAAAATGATTCTTTGAAGAATGTAGTTGGATTAATACTTTCTAATAATTTGATagtgtttgattttgttgataatagaattagtgttttttttatgataatataagTTATAATGGTCCGGTTTAAAAACACGATTTGAcataataaatgttattaaatattttaaaatattatttcatttaaattaacacctaattaaatatttttaaaaaaatatattttttaagtaaattaaaaaaaaaaatagcccaAACCCAACTTGAGAGTTGGTTTCCAAACATGATCAAtgtgtttatttgaataaaattaagtttgatATGGTTAATCTATATCactatatttaaatagtttaaattgaTATGCAGAAATTTCattcaattatattaaaattaattaaataaaaatcaccaagatagtaaaataaaaataaaaattgtatgaGAGGTCAATGTAGTCATTTTTTTAGAGTGACAtacaaattaaaacataattcaTGCGACTATAACACTGAATGAGGTGTTGGGGTTGTATCCTCTAGGCTCTAGCAATCGCACATTACCTACACGCATACTAGAAAACAATGATCGGTTCATTATCAATTCCTGCATGTGTAGATATTACATAGCTATGGGGTGAGGATGCAGACGAATTTAAACCTGATCAGGTTCTTCGAAGGTGTTCTGAATGCATCCAAGGGCAACCAAGCCTTTTTCCCTTTTGGATGGGGATCCTCGGGCAGAATTTTGCCAGATTGAATCTAAAGTAGCTTTGGCAATGATTTTGCAGCATTTCTCCTTCAAACTTTCGTCGTCTTACTCTCATGCTCCTTACACGTTATGATTCTTCAACCACACAACATGGTGCTCAAATTATATTCGAAAAATTCATAAACTCAAAGATCTGATTCCACAATCAAATCATCTGAACTTGATCTAGTTCCTTTGTAATCTTTCAAACTGGTGATATTTGTATTTGTGATTGTACTTGAGCTTGATTTTTCAGCCTAAACTAGCTAGTATTGTATCAAATGTTCTGCAAAAGAGTTATTTCATgacttgtttattttatttttactccaAATATGAGACAAAGCATAAAATGGTTTAGATtaactttaatttcttttacaGTAATATGATTGTTGTCTTATGGTATATGGTAGGAAATAGAAAAATAGtaagaagagagaaataatgGTACAGTTTTCAATAAAGTCAcatcaaacataatttatttgtgtttgtaTTGATTTTATGCCTATATTATTTCTCATGCAATGTTACTCTTAGTCCAACTAAGTCATATTATATCCTAGTCATAACCTATACATTTATTTATCGTTGTTTTCTGTTGTTTATCTTTTGTGTTCGCATAATCTTAGGTATCGTTACCTACGATCAAAATGTCAAATTAAATGGTAGAAATGATTTGCAAAATGGAATGAGTGACTAAGGGTGAAGGAGGAAgagttttaattagttttaaggtttattagaatattgaattttgtaattaaaataaataaattaatgaataatataccTATGGATTAAATTTTGATACAATTTATTAAGTTCGATTTCAAATAGAATATTTCTTAtacatatttgaaattttaatattttgttttttaacttcATCTAAAAGgttactttttcaaataaattaccATCCTAGTTGATTAAAAGCTCCTTGGTGTATCTTAGTTCCCTTGTCATCTTTAAAATTGATGATATAGTATTTGTGTTTTGTGCTTGTCCTTAGtgcttgattttgatttttcagcctaaactagtatttaaaatattttgcaaAAGAGTTATTTCatgatttgtttattttaattttactccAAATATGAACATAAAATGGTTTAAATTCACTTTAATTTCTTtcataataatatgatttgtaTGAGTCTTATAATAAGGAAATTAGAAAAAAGAAGAGATTTAGAAGtgttaaaaaaagattaaaccatGAGAAACAATATTTTGCGTTTAATCTACAAAGTGTTCAACTAACTCACATCACACCtattttgtttgtgtttgtAGTGATTTTGCATCTATATTCTTTCCCATTATATGTTACTCATACTCTTTCCCTTCCTAAAATCATTATCATTTCACATAcaagttttatttattgtaGTTTTATGTTGTTCATTCCATTTTGTCTTTCGCTTAACCTTAGATATGTCATATCATATCATTTCACAATCATaacttatacatttatttattgtcGTTTCCTGTTGTTCATATTTTAGTGTTTGTCTTGTATGTTTGCTTAACCCTAAATAAATATACGACAAAAATGTCAAATTAACAtgtattattatcatttaaatatgtttagaTGGAATAAATGATTAAGAGATGAAAAAGAGgagaattttaattaatattaaaagtttgttttgaatattgaatttgtaaattaaaataaattaataaacaatataCACGACAAATTGAGTTTGATACATTTTGttgtttcttatatttttaatttttttttaacttagatCTAaagttttatcaaaaaaattactttataaaataaattaccatAATAGTagattaatatgtatatttatttaacccgATAGTTCAAGTGAGAAACGTGATTTCTATGAGACCAAATTCATTCGCATTTAGAACGTTTTAAGTTGAAGTAGATATAATAATTATCGAGAGTTATACCTTAATATCTTAATATGTTAAGTTGTAGATAAATAtctttacaatttaattttgttttaccATGAtgcttgaatattttaattgtcaaacttaaaaaaatattactttttgtCTTTAGTTTTTGTTAGACaatgcaattttatttttataatatataaagtatttgaatttgaatttaaaatttaatactattaaatagactatttaataaatgttttagttaaaaacaaataaaaataaagcatAAGAAAGGTGTTTCTAGATCAGGAGAACAAACTAAATCCTGCCAGTGGGCCCTGACGGGTCGGGTACTCAAAGTCCAAAGCCCGATATCGATTTGGTTACCCAATAAAAGAACGCAAAACCGATCCGATATcctatcattaaaaaaaaatcctaagtTTCAACTTCTCTCTCAAATCTCCGCCGACCGCCGCCTCCGACCGCCGACGCCGCAGACCGCCGACGCAGACCGCCGCCATCGCCTCTCTAGTCTACATCTCCGCAGTCTGAATCCATCCTCAGTCCGCCGCCTTCGCCTATTCCTGCGGCTCTATCTATTTTTCTGCGGAAGTAGCAGGATCGTCTAAGCAAACTTGCTGAACCTGggttttaatttaatctttCAGCAGCCCTAGGCGGCTTAGCTTGTTTGATTTCCGATGGCTTGCGTCTACATTCCGGTACAGAACTCCGAGGAGGAAGTCAGAGTGGTTCTTGATCAGCTACCTAGAGACGCTTCTGATATCCTTGACATACTCAAGGCTGAACAGGCGCCATTAGATCTCTGGTTAATTATCGCGGTACTATTCTCTAAAACATTTAAAGATGTAAATGTGTGTAAACTGAGATACAaaacaaatttgattttcaacaTTGGCTTTTTGGCACCAAAAAAATGCATAGTTCATGGCTAAGAAGTGTTTGGGTTTTCTGAAATTTTCgttcttttattttgttgtatTCTTGTGGGTTGTTTGTGCTGGTCCCTGTATGCTGTTAATTTCATGGCAGTGTTTATTAGGATGCATTTAAGGCTTACACGAGGTGTCACTACACAATGCATTTTGTGGCTTACAATGTTTTTATGTTTAGTTAATCACTGGGCTTCATTTTTACTGTAATATATTTCAGAGGGAATATTTTAAGCAAGGAAAAAATGAGCAATttcgtcaaattctggaggaggGGTCCAGTCCAGGTATAAAATTTCAACCTTTTTAGCAGTTTTTTCCTTGATCTTCCTAGTTTATCAGTTGATTGATTGGCCTTTGAGGTAGCATCTATATGGTCTGATCATGATGCTATTGTGTGCAGAAATTGATGAATACTATGCTGATGTTAGATATGAAAGGATTGCTATCCTAAATGCGTTAGGTGCATATTACAGCTACCTTGGAAAAATTGAGACAAAGCAAAGAGAAAAAGAGGAACATTTTATAATGGCGACACAATACTACAATAAAGCGTCAAGAATCGACATGCACGAGCCATCTACTTGGATTGGGAAAGGttagcaattttattttcttcaatcaCTAGTAGTGTATGCAAGACTCACATATTTCTACATAGACTGTGGTGTACCATACTTCTTAGGTTTAGGTATTAAAGTTGGTTCCTTGAAATGATTTTAGGTCAGCTTTTACTGGCAAAGGGTGATTTAGAGCaggcatttgctgctttcaagaTTGTACTTGATGGTGATCGTGACAATGTTCTTGCTCTTCTTGGTCAGGTAATTGCAATTGCTTGCAAATTTCCTAGTCTATTCAACCGTTTCTATATATGTAAAAGACATGGATACCAAGTTATCAACAATCTAAGCATTGCAAACAAAACCTACTTAAGGGTGGTGGCCCAGAAGCACCCATAGGCAACAAGAAATATCAGCATCAAACTAAAATGCCCACATAAGTCTCAACTCAGATTCCCCCTTCCAAAAGGAGGAAAAAAAATGCTTACAATCCAGTTAATTCCCGAGGTTTAGCTGTGTGAGAAACTGATTTCTTGATAGAGAATCAAGATCTTCCACTCCCTTAAAATTCTGTCCGTCCATACTTTCTGACTGCAAGGTCAAAGTATACACAAGTCGGAGTTTGACAATTGAAACAGCGTACAAGCGCTTTGCCACCTCATTTACTGTGCTCGTCTAGTTGACTGTCCTTCAAATCATGTGATAATGGTAGATTGGGAGGTTTGTTCAATAGGAATCACCGTGATGATCTTTTGTCAATTAAAATTTGTTGGAGTATCCACTGTTCTATAGATGCTAGAAACTTAAAACTCATACAAGTAATTTTGAAAGGAATTTCTCCAATTAGCTTCTAAATTATGTACATTTCCTTAATACTCATTTTATCACTTCTACCAATCTAAGATACTCTCTGTATCTCTCTACTCTTTATTGCGCTAACTTGGGCCAGACTGTAAAATTGTTTGCAGGCTTGTGTACAATTTAACCGTAGTCGATATTCAGATTCGCTGGACTTGTATAAGGtgtgttgatcatcatttcatGTTTAGGTGGCTAGCTAAGTTTGCACTTTATATTGTTTTCCATCAGTTTTTAGACTGGAAAAATAGAAATCCCTACCCTACTTGGTTGTTTACAAAGTTTGTTGTTGGACCAAATCTGAGAACATCTTTATTGTCCATGATTTACTAAGAGGGCGTTGCAAGCCTATCCACACTGCCCTGGATCAGTGAGATTGGGAATAGGTCTATGTCGCTATAAATTGGGACAACATTCAAAGGCAAAGCTAGCATTTCGGCGTGTTTTACAGGTATGCCAATGGTAACATGATAGTTTATATACTAATATGCTTTCCCATATAGCACATCTTCAAAACTGGCAAAGTATGGTGAGTTAAACCTTCACTACTTTCTAATTGCAGTTAGATCCAGAAAATGTTGAGGCACTTGTAGCGCTTGGTATTATGGATCTGCAAACAAATGAAGGTGTGCTAAGTCACTGTGCTTGCTATATGGATGGCTGAGGGTGCCACTTTGTTATTTATGCTTCCATTATTTCCTGTTTCACATGAAACTTATAATATAGACGACACTTTTTCCAGAACAGATTTTGGATTTCAGTTAGCTTATTGCTTTAATGATGCTTTATCTGTTCATGCAGCCACAGACATTAGGAAGGGAATGGACAAGATGCAAAGAGCTTTTGAGATATACCCCTATTGTGCCATGGCATCAAATTTTCTGGCTAATCATTTTTTCTTCACTGGCCAACACTTTTTGGTTGAACAACTGACTGAAACTGCTCTTGCTGTTACTAATCATGGACCTACAAAATCACATTCATATTATAATCTGGCCAGATCTTACCATAGTAAGGTCAGTTTTCTGTTGTTTTTCATAATGCATCTCATTTTGAGTTCACAATGTGCCAACCTCTTTGTCTGTTTCCCAATATATTACTTGTTGAACTTTTGTTTTGTGATTTGTCTATCCATTGTACATTATTTGTCGCATTCACTTATTTGTTCTTTTTCTGCCTCATATACCATTCATGATCAATGATGATACTTGTGTTCTTCTTGTTTGTTTATATTAGGGGGACTACGAGAAAGCTGGACTTTATTACATGGCATCTGTGAAGGAAATCAGCAAGCCTCAAGACTTTGTCTTACCTTATTATGGTCAATGACTTAAGAACTTATCTTGTTTCTATACTGTTCACATGAAGTAACCTTTTTGTACTTTTAACCTTTCAATCATAATGTTTGATGGAAATGGAAGTGCATAATTCATGTATCTACATAGTAATATTCAATTTCTTTAAATGTGAAAATGCCTTCTTTTGTTGGTTgacttttgatgtttttatacAATGCTAGAAATTGTATTCAATGACCTGGTTACTGATGTATTTTTACTCCCTTAAGGTCAACCATCTATTTTGTTTTCCTTCCGATTTCATTCTACCATGGCAATCTTATCTTAACGTTTTTTTTCTATAAGTCAGGTCTAGGACAAGTGCAGCTGAAATTGGCTGACTACAGAAGTGCtctttcaaactttgaaaaggTTTTGGAGGTTTTTCCTGAAAATGGCGAGGCATTGAAGGTACGCTAACTGATGAAACTGGTTGATTT
It encodes the following:
- the LOC124924775 gene encoding stress-response A/B barrel domain-containing protein UP3-like; translation: MSGEQIIEHMVLFNIKVDADDSKIDTMIERLNGLISLDSVLHISATLLLPTRISSFVHFTHILHSRHSSKENLAVFTDHPSHVSVMTESVNPICEDIMVVDWDVFDGLNQPIKLQPGSAIKVAFMKLKEGSTAGKKKEEILGKLGGFKEIISSIDQTTCGEILSPARARGYSIAMILVFPGLSKLESSFSDMMRENAHKVAVTTPTVRDLLDDYLTVEFVVPRRALANN